The following nucleotide sequence is from Alkalihalobacillus sp. LMS39.
CGAATTATTAGATAGGAAAAAAATATCTGATGAGTTTCCAAGTATCAAAATTGAAGAAGAATTGCCTGAAGAACTTTGGGTAAATGGAATAAACATTTTACCGCAACAAGACTTTGATTATTTGGCTAAACAATTTCTTGATTGGTGCAGACAGCAAGAAACACAAAAGGTTTATATTATTTCTCACGATGGAACAATCACATCTTATAGACAATTTATTTCAGGGGATAAGCTCACAAGAGATGATTTTCCAAAAGAAACGGGATGGTTTAATATCAAGTTCTAATCATTAAAGTAGTAAATTAGGTATTCAACTAACATGATAATACAAACGAGCAGGATTGTGTAGAAGTACGTTACATAAAGCAAAGGGGGATAAATATGGATACTAATGGGCTTTTATACGCTGCAAAAATGACTAACGTATTAGCAAAAGAAATTCCAGAAAGTAAATGGGATATCAAACTAGTACAAGAATTAGGGACGTTAAGAAAGTTCTTTAAACATATGGTTCGTGTAAGGGATGTTTATCGTGATGGGTTGAAAACTGGAAATATTCAATTTCCTGGTGTTTTGACATCAGATGAAAAAAGTTTAATAGATGAATTAGAACGAAGTATGGAAGAATTAGTTTTTGAATTTAAACAAACAAAATTTGATTCTATACAAATGGGAACAGAGTACCTATCTATAATGGAATTATTGGCTACGGTAATACAACACGAGGGGATTCATCAAGGGCAATACTATGTTGCACTTAAACAGGCAGGATTTGAATTACCTAAACAGTGGACTCAGGATTGGAGTTTGTAATCTATCAAAATAAAAGCTTATGAAAGATAACATAATGGGGCGTAACCGTTATAAGGAGAGCGATTTATTTTATTATTATCCCAAACAAAAGGGGATGTGTATGTGGTATTAACGGGGAGTTTCGTAATAAACATTGTATAATAGACATTGTTCTTTGATAGAGGAGATGTGTTTATGAGTGAAGAGGTATTATTAAAAAAAGTAACAAAGTATCTAAAGCAAAAATACAATTCTCATACAGTAATATTATATGGTTCATACTGTAGCGGTGATTTTACTGCAGAAAGTGATTTAGATATTGTTTGTTTTTCCGATATGACTGTGAATAAAAATGACATTTCTGTTTTTGAAGATAAACAATTAGATGTTTGGATATACAATACAGAAAAGATGGATAATCCGGAACAATTTTTGCGTGTTAATCAAGGTCAAATATTGCTGGATGATAAGGGGTTAGCCGTTGAATTGTTGACAGAAATTAAAAATATATTTAATAACGGTCCCGAAAAGCTATCCAATGAAGAAAAAGAGTTTTTAAAAGGGTGGCTAAGAAAAATGTATCTAAGGTCTAACAAGAATGATATTGAGGGTGATTATAGGTTTCATTGGATGCTTAAAGACAGCTTGGAAATCTACTTTGAATTAAAAGATTTATGGTATTTAGGACCGAAAAAAGCAATCAGTTGGTTAAGTGAAAATGATGAGATTGCTTATAATCTCTTTCGAAATGCATTAGCAAAAGATGCAAAGAAGAAGAACATTGAACAACTACTTGAATACTTGAGCGGAATTTAGAGAATGTTGCCCCAATGGGGGGATGATTCATTATAATTACAATTTAATGCGGCAATGAAATCTATTAATTTTAAGATGGAAATAAGATATTATGCGAGTTAGAGCCTGTTGATATAAAAGAAGCAAACTGATATTAACGGGTTCAGTTACCTATCGCAAAAATTGAAACTCACACAATAAAATGTACGCCAACTTGTATTTACTTTCAATGCTTCTTCAACTAAAGTTCTCCGTTGAATTACAATATTTCACAAGCATTATTTTGAGGCTGATTTCCATACCGAAAAGAATTCTTCTACTGTTGAATATCTTTCTAATCTATCTTTATTTACCGCCTTCATGGTTACCTCATAAAGTTCTGTTCCTGCATCCCACTTTGATATTGAATGGTCAAGCTCTCCACCAAACAGACCAAACGCAATTGCTCCCATATTAAATACATTCGTTCTTTCATCAATTGTAGCACCTAACTCAAATTCTTCGGGTGACATAAATCTTGAAGACCCCCAAAGCCTGCCCATCGTATTGATAAATGGTTTTTCTTTATATACATCAATGTCACAAATCTTTGTGATATTATTTTTAAAGTCGTATAAGATACTTCCATCGTAAAAATCAACGGCTACATAATTATTCTTTTCTACATTCACATGGAATTCTAATATACTCTTAAATGATTTTAAACGTTGTTCAATAGATAATTGCTTAAATCGATAAAAAGGAGACTCAGGATGAGTATATTTAAGTGGTGGAGGAAATGACCAATGAGGGTGTAAGCACTCCCCGTCAAACCATTCAAAAACTAACACATACCCATTTTCTTCTTCAAAATGGTCAAGCAAATTAACCAAGTGCTTATGTTGTAAATCTTCGTAGATTGGAACTGAATTCTTTAACCTTGTTATCGCATCTTCTGGTATTCCAGTATACTCTCTCGTCTTTGCACCAGCATACTTTACAAACTTTTTTATCCCGTCTTTTTTGATTCCGAAACATAGATTTCCTGAGTCTTGTTGATCAAATACGCTGAATACTTCACCCATATTTGTAAGCCATTCGAAGTTATGCTTTTCTTTCAGGTGAAATGATACCTTATCTAAATTTATGACTTGCAATTCGCCCATTTAAAACCTCCGTTTGTTTAAGTTAAATGTTTCACATCCGAATTCAATTACTCATTTATTAATTTTACTGAATCATCAATATTAAAAGCAACTTGAACAATTTGTTCTTCTCCATTTTTCTCAAATTTCTTATATTCTTGCATCCCTATTTTTTTTGCTACCTTTTGTGATGGAATATTTTTGACAGTGGTGTATGAAAATACTTTTGGATAATTTAATATCTTAAATGCATAATCTTTACAAGCATTAGCGGCTTCTGTTGCATAGCCTTTATTCCAATAGTCTTTTATAATGTGAAATCCTATCTCAGGTACTGTTTCTTTCTCAATAATTTGCATTGTGATTCCACAATCTCCTATGAACTTATCTTCATTTTTTAAAATTACAGCCCATAAACCATGGTTATATCTTTTATAATTATCAATATTCCATTTAATCCACTTTTCCACCTTGTCTTTACTAAATGGTTCAGGATAGAACTGCATAGATTCTGGTTCAGAAAGAACCTTAGATAACGATGTATTTGGCAAGAGAAAAATGTATAAAACGGCAAACCTTTTTGTAAGGCCACTTACCAACATAACTTTGTTAAACTATTACAACTCTCTTAATGCTAGTGACTCCTTCATTCGGTTACTATCACCCCCAAATAATACTAAGTGGGAGTGATGGATTAAGCGGTCTACTACCGCTTCGGTTAGGATAGGATCGCCAAATACATGATTCCACTGTCCAAATTGAAGGTTTGTGGTGATAATAATACTTCTTTTCTCATAACACAGTGAGATTACTTGGAAAAGCAGCTCAGCTCCCTGCTTATGTAAAGGTATATATCCGAGTTCATCGAGTATCAATAAGTCTAGCTTCTCAATCCTCTTAAACAATTTAGTTAGTGTCCCTTTTTCATTGGCATCCAGTAGTTCATTTGCAAGTGAGGCAATGGTATAGAACTTCACTCGCTTGCCATACTTATGTATGGCATTGATTCCAATGAGTGTGGATAGATATGTTTTCCCGGCACCAACGCCACCGTAAAAAACCATATTCTCCTTTGTATCAATAAACTCGCCATCTAAAAGGTACTGTTGGCTCAACCCTTGTCCTAACTGGATATCTTGCCAATTGAAAGGTTTGCCAGATGCGTTTGGCAACGTTGCCGCCTTTAGTAAAAGATTAATCTTCCTTTCCTCACGTTGTTCTATTTCTTTCTCAAATAGAGTTAATAAATAGTCTTGAGGATCCTTCGGATCTAGTTTGTGAAAATTTTCTCGTATCCAACTGAGCTTTAAACGTTTGGCATATTCCTGAATCTTTTCTTGCATCATCCCTGCCTCCTTTTCAAGGTAAAGAAGGCATCATATTGGTTCATTCCGCGTTCCGCTAATGGCATTGCCGGAACACTACTTTTCAGCTTAAGAGTTGGTCTATGACCACGGCCATGAACCAGTTGATGAAAGACTTGCTTGATAGTTTCTGAAGATGGGTGACAACTCTCAGAAGCGATCTCTAAAGCCTCTGTAGCTATTTCTAAACGGTTACTTTTTAATATTGTCGATAATAAAAGTAATGCTTTTTTCTTTTCTTCAACCGTACATTCATCCAAATATTTTTGCCATGCTTCTGGAAGCTGACTATAAAATGTCGTGTACTTTAAAGCTGTTGGTCTCTTGGCCATGAGAGATAGATAAGGTTGCCAAATCATTGATTTAGTTTCTTCTCCATATAGCCGTTCATGACTTACGATTACTTCATAATTATCCGCAAGGATATCAATGCGGTTGTAGGTAACACCCACTAATACTCGTTGATTTGCATAACGCGGGGAAGTGGAATACCTTTTCGAATCTACAAGTACATAACCATACTTATCCGCCTTCAAAGTCTCAATACGCATTCCTGAGTATTCTTTAGCTGGTAGGTAGAGTAATGCTTCCCTATCTTCCTCAAACAATCTAGCAATCTCATTCTTCTTTTCGTAGTGTGAACGAAATCTATCATTCTCTACTTCAAGCCATAATTCTTTGTTTAACTTTTCAATTTGATAAACAGGTCGTTCTGGTAAAAAGAAGTTATTTCGTACATACTTAACCATTGCCTCTACATGACCTTTTTCATTTCCAGCGCCAGGATTACAAAACTCGTACTGAAAACCGTAATGTAAGGCGAACCTTTCAAAGCCTTCTGTTAGTTCTCGCTTACCTTGAGGAAGGATTTTTTTAACTGCTGGAGATAAGTTATCAAAACGTATTCTCTTTGGTACACCTTCTAAGTGGGTAAAGAATCGTTTTAGTCCTTCTAGGAAACAATCCTGATTTTGAGATTCAAAAACTTGAACTAAGAATGCATTACTGTACGGAAAGGAAAGAACGAGATACGGAAGGTCAATCACCTTACCATTCCTTTTAAACGGCGCCTCCCCAAAGTCTACTTGAGCATCACCAGGTCTTGCCTCTAACGGAATCGCAGCACCTTCGCTTTCGTCTAATAATTCCTTTTTACGTTTAGACACATACGCCCTTACAGTTCGGTCGGAGCCTTTAAAATTTATGTCTACATCGTCTACAAGCATTTGCCATATACGTTTGGCAGTCCTTCGGTATTTCTTTTTCTTCTTCATATCTTCTTTCAACCATTGATCGATGATATCCTTAACGGGGTCCATTACTGGTGCCGGTTGTGGCTTTACCCTCTTCGTTTCCGGTTGAAATTCCTCTAGGTCGGCATACTTCTTAACTGTTCTAACATCCTTATTCGTTCTTCTAGCAACATCCGAATAGGAATAACCTTTCGTGTTTACTTCTTGTCTGATATAATTAATTTCGGTCACTTCTAACATCTCCTAAAACTACCTCCTGCCAGTATTGGGTCCAACAGGAAGTGTATTGAATTTTTGAGATGTTAGCAAGTGGCTTTTTTTGTGTAGGTGCCCTTCGGGCACCTACACAAAAGGGCTGCCATACCCTACATATTTATAATGCCATAAACAGATAACGATTCTGTATCTTCTAAGACCAGTTCCCTTAAATACAGTCTCTTCGTTTCAATTATTTTCAAGATTATCATTCCTTATCTAATTTCTTAAATTAAATATTTTAACTTTTCTACTTAAAATTAGAAAAAAGGTTTCTTGCATTAAACTACACTATTACTTTAATAACTATAACGGTTTCCAAGTAGGATCTTTCACATCATTTTCATTTGG
It contains:
- a CDS encoding DinB family protein, yielding MDTNGLLYAAKMTNVLAKEIPESKWDIKLVQELGTLRKFFKHMVRVRDVYRDGLKTGNIQFPGVLTSDEKSLIDELERSMEELVFEFKQTKFDSIQMGTEYLSIMELLATVIQHEGIHQGQYYVALKQAGFELPKQWTQDWSL
- a CDS encoding nucleotidyltransferase domain-containing protein yields the protein MSEEVLLKKVTKYLKQKYNSHTVILYGSYCSGDFTAESDLDIVCFSDMTVNKNDISVFEDKQLDVWIYNTEKMDNPEQFLRVNQGQILLDDKGLAVELLTEIKNIFNNGPEKLSNEEKEFLKGWLRKMYLRSNKNDIEGDYRFHWMLKDSLEIYFELKDLWYLGPKKAISWLSENDEIAYNLFRNALAKDAKKKNIEQLLEYLSGI
- a CDS encoding serine/threonine protein kinase; amino-acid sequence: MGELQVINLDKVSFHLKEKHNFEWLTNMGEVFSVFDQQDSGNLCFGIKKDGIKKFVKYAGAKTREYTGIPEDAITRLKNSVPIYEDLQHKHLVNLLDHFEEENGYVLVFEWFDGECLHPHWSFPPPLKYTHPESPFYRFKQLSIEQRLKSFKSILEFHVNVEKNNYVAVDFYDGSILYDFKNNITKICDIDVYKEKPFINTMGRLWGSSRFMSPEEFELGATIDERTNVFNMGAIAFGLFGGELDHSISKWDAGTELYEVTMKAVNKDRLERYSTVEEFFSVWKSASK
- a CDS encoding GNAT family N-acetyltransferase, coding for MLVSGLTKRFAVLYIFLLPNTSLSKVLSEPESMQFYPEPFSKDKVEKWIKWNIDNYKRYNHGLWAVILKNEDKFIGDCGITMQIIEKETVPEIGFHIIKDYWNKGYATEAANACKDYAFKILNYPKVFSYTTVKNIPSQKVAKKIGMQEYKKFEKNGEEQIVQVAFNIDDSVKLINE
- the istB gene encoding IS21-like element helper ATPase IstB; amino-acid sequence: MQEKIQEYAKRLKLSWIRENFHKLDPKDPQDYLLTLFEKEIEQREERKINLLLKAATLPNASGKPFNWQDIQLGQGLSQQYLLDGEFIDTKENMVFYGGVGAGKTYLSTLIGINAIHKYGKRVKFYTIASLANELLDANEKGTLTKLFKRIEKLDLLILDELGYIPLHKQGAELLFQVISLCYEKRSIIITTNLQFGQWNHVFGDPILTEAVVDRLIHHSHLVLFGGDSNRMKESLALREL
- the istA gene encoding IS21 family transposase, which gives rise to MLEVTEINYIRQEVNTKGYSYSDVARRTNKDVRTVKKYADLEEFQPETKRVKPQPAPVMDPVKDIIDQWLKEDMKKKKKYRRTAKRIWQMLVDDVDINFKGSDRTVRAYVSKRKKELLDESEGAAIPLEARPGDAQVDFGEAPFKRNGKVIDLPYLVLSFPYSNAFLVQVFESQNQDCFLEGLKRFFTHLEGVPKRIRFDNLSPAVKKILPQGKRELTEGFERFALHYGFQYEFCNPGAGNEKGHVEAMVKYVRNNFFLPERPVYQIEKLNKELWLEVENDRFRSHYEKKNEIARLFEEDREALLYLPAKEYSGMRIETLKADKYGYVLVDSKRYSTSPRYANQRVLVGVTYNRIDILADNYEVIVSHERLYGEETKSMIWQPYLSLMAKRPTALKYTTFYSQLPEAWQKYLDECTVEEKKKALLLLSTILKSNRLEIATEALEIASESCHPSSETIKQVFHQLVHGRGHRPTLKLKSSVPAMPLAERGMNQYDAFFTLKRRQG